AGGAAGTGCCACAGGCGACAATGATGATGCGCTGGGCATTCACAAACTTCTGCTCGTAGGCCCGGAAGCCGGCCATGTTCAAGTGGCTGCCGCCCAGCTCCAGCCGGCCGCGCATGGAATCCAGGATGGAACGCGGCTGCTCGAAAATCTCCTTGAGCATAAAATGCTCGTAGCCACCTTTTTCGATGCTGTCTAGCTCCAGCTCCAGGCGCTGAATGTAGGGCGTCTGCACCACGTCCTCGCGCGAACGAATGGCCAGTTGCCCGTCTTTAATAACGACCAGCTCGTAGTCGTTCACATAGACTACCTCGTTGGTGTACTCGATGATGGGGGTAGCGTCGGAGGCCACGAAAAACTCGCCCTCTCCAATGCCAATCACCAGCGGCGAGCCCTTGCGGGCCGCGATGAGCTGGTCGGGCGCATCCTTGCTGAGCACCACGATGGCATAGGCCCCGATGACTTCGTGCAGCGCCAGGCGCACGGCTTCTTCGAGCGAGCAGTGGTTTTGCTGCTGAATCTCCTCAATCAGATTGACGAATACCTCGGTGTCGGTATCGGAGTGGAAGACGTGGCCCTGCTGCTCCAGGTGAGTTTTGAGGGACGCGTAGTTCTCAATAATGCCGTTGTGAATAATGGCGATGCGCTCCGAAGTCGAGAAGTGCGGGTGGGCATTCACGTCATTGGGCTCGCCGTGGGTAGCCCAGCGGGTGTGGCCCATGCCCACCGTGGCGTGGGTATCCTTGTCAGCCAGGAATTTTTCGAGCTCCGCGACTTTGCCCTTTTTCTTATACACGCTCAGCGTGCCGTTGAGCAGGGCCACGCCGGCCGAATCATAGCCGCGGTATTCGAGGCGATGCAAACCTTTGAGGATAATGGGGCAGGCTTCCCGATGGCCCAGATACGCTACGATGCCACACATGGCGATAAATATCTAATAGATGAAGAAAATCAAGACACATTTAGCCAGAAGCTGAGGCCGGCCGATAAGCAATTTTGTGGCCAGCCGCTCCTTTTTAATACAAAAAGCTGGCCGCCGGCCCGCTTGCAGCGAGGCCAGCGGCCAGCTTAGGAAATGCAAAGTTACGCTTTTTACCGCGACCGGGAAGCGGGCATTCGCTTGCCTGCGGGGGTAGGAATTAGTTGGCCAGCTCGTCGTAAAGAGCCTGGTACGAGGA
The genomic region above belongs to Hymenobacter psoromatis and contains:
- the glmS gene encoding glutamine--fructose-6-phosphate transaminase (isomerizing); translation: MCGIVAYLGHREACPIILKGLHRLEYRGYDSAGVALLNGTLSVYKKKGKVAELEKFLADKDTHATVGMGHTRWATHGEPNDVNAHPHFSTSERIAIIHNGIIENYASLKTHLEQQGHVFHSDTDTEVFVNLIEEIQQQNHCSLEEAVRLALHEVIGAYAIVVLSKDAPDQLIAARKGSPLVIGIGEGEFFVASDATPIIEYTNEVVYVNDYELVVIKDGQLAIRSREDVVQTPYIQRLELELDSIEKGGYEHFMLKEIFEQPRSILDSMRGRLELGGSHLNMAGFRAYEQKFVNAQRIIIVACGTSWHAGLVAEYLIEDLARIPVEVEYASEFRYRNPVISERDIVIAISQSGETADTLAALELAKSKGATIFGICNVVGSSIARATDAGAYTHAGPEIGVASTKAFTAQVTVLTLLAMCIGQRKGTLSDTRLRELTAELHNIPAKVEKALKLDTEIQEIAETFKDVPNFLYLGRGYNFPVALEGALKLKEISYIHAEGYPAAEMKHGPIALIDENMPVVVIATKDSSYEKVVSNIQEVKARKGRIIAVVTEGDTIIPAMAEFVIEVPATSEVLMPLVSVIPLQLLSYHIAVLRGCNVDQPRNLAKSVTVE